The Pongo abelii isolate AG06213 chromosome 20, NHGRI_mPonAbe1-v2.0_pri, whole genome shotgun sequence genome window below encodes:
- the CIC gene encoding protein capicua homolog isoform X23: MYSAHRPLMPASSAASRGLGMFVWTNVEPRSVAVFPWHSLVPFLAPSQPDPSVQPSEAQQPASHPVASNQSKEPAESAAVAHERPPGGTGSADPGRPPGATCPESPGPGPPHPLGVVEPGKGPPPTTEEEAPGPPGEPRLDSETESDHDDAFLSIMSPEIQLPLPPGKRRTQSLSALPKERDSSSEKDGRSPNKREKDHIRRPMNAFMIFSKRHRALVHQRHPNQDNRTVSKILGEWWYALGPKEKQKYHDLAFQVKEAHFKAHPDWKWCNKDRKKSSSEAKPTSLGLAGGHKETRERSMSETGTAAAPGVSSELLSVAAQTLLSSDTKAPGSSSCGAERLHTVGGPGSARPRAFSHSGVHSLDGGEVDSQALQELTQMVSGPASYSGPKPSTQYGAPGPFAAPGEGGALAATGRPPLLPTRASRSQRAASEDMTSDEERMVICEEEGDDDVIADDGFGTTDIDLKCKERVTDSESGDSSGEDPEGNKGFGRKVFSPVIRSSFTHCRPPLDPEPPGPPDPPLAFGKGYGSAPSSSASSPASSSASAATSFSLGSGTFKAQESGQGSTAGPLRPPPPGAGGPATPSKATRFLPTDPATFRRKRPESVGGLEPPGPSVIAAPPSGGGNILQTLVLPPNKEEQEGGGARVPSAPAPSLAYGAPAAPLSRPAATMVTNVVRPVSSTPVPIASKPFPTSGRAEASPNDTAGARTEMGAGSRVPGGSPLGVSLVYSDKKSAAATSPAPHLVAGPLLGTVGKAPATVTNLLVGTPGYGAPAPPAVQFIAQGAPGGGTTAGSGTGAGSGPNGPVPLGILQPGALGKAGGITQVQYILPTLPQQLQVAPAPAPAPGTKAGAPSGPAPTTSIRFTLPPGTSTNGKVLAATAPTPGIPILQSVPSAPPPKAQSVSPVQAPPPGGSAQLLPGKVLVPLAAPSMSVRGGGAGQPLPLVSPPFSVPVQNGAQPPSKIIQLTPVPVSTPSGLVPPLSPATLPGPTSQPQKVLLPSSTRITYVQSAGGHALPLGTSPASSQAGTVTSYGPTSSVALGFTSLGPSGPAFVQPLLSAGQAPLLAPGQVGVSPVPSPQLPPACAAPGGPVITAFYSGSPAPTSSASLAQPSQAPPSLVYTVATSTTPPAATILPKGPPAPATATPAPTSPFPSATAGSMTYSLVAPKAQRPSPKAPQKVKAAIASIPVGSFEAGASGRPGPAPRQPLEPGPVREPTAPESELEGQPTPPAPPPLPETWTPTARSSPPLPPPAEERTSAKGPETMASKFPSSSSDWRVPGQGLENRGEPPTPPSPAPAPAVAPGGSSESSSGRAAGDTPERKEAAGTGKKVKVRPPPLKKTFDSVDKVLSEVDFEERFAELPEFRPEEVLPSPTLQSLATSPRAILGSYRKKRKNSTDLDSAPEDPTSPKRKMRRRSSCSSEPNTPKSAKCEGDIFTFDRTEAEDVLGELEYDKVPYSSLRRTLDQRRALVMQLFQDHGFFPSAQATAAFQARYADIFPSKVCLQLKIREVRQKIMQAATPTEQPPGAEAPLPVPPPTGTAAAPAPTPSPAGGPDPTSPSSDSGTAQAAPPLPPPPESGPGQPGWEGAPQPSPPPAGPSTAATGR; this comes from the exons ATGTATTCGGCCCACAGGCCCCTGATGCCCGCGTCCAGCGCGGCCTCCCGTGGCCTCGGCATGTTCG TGTGGACTAATGTGGAACCTCGCTCTGTGGCTGTGTTCCCCTGGCACTCCTTAGTCCCCTTCCTGGCACCCAGCCAGCCTGACCCCTCCGTGCAGCCGAGCGAGGCGCAGCAACCTGCCAGCCACCCAGTGGCCTCCAACCAGAGCAAAG AACCTGCTGAGTCGGCAGCTGTTGCTCATGAACGGCCACCAGGTGGGACAGGGAGTGCTGACCCTGGGCGGCCCCCTGGAGCCACATGCCCTGAGAGCCCAGGACCCGGACCCCCACACCCTTTGGGGGTGGTGGAACCTGGTAAGGGTCCGCCTCCCACCACGGAGGAGGAGGCCCCCGGCCCCCCAGGAGAGCCCCGGCTGGACAGTGAGACAGAGAGTGACCATGATGATGC CTTCCTCTCCATCATGTCTCCTGAGATCCAGTTGCCTCTACCGCCCGGAAAACGTCGGACCCAGTCCCTCAGTGCCCTACCCAAGGAACGGGACTCATCTTCTGAGAAGGATGGACGCAGCCCCAACAAG CGGGAGAAGGACCACATCCGGCGGCCCATGAATGCCTTCATGATCTTCAGCAAGCGGCACCGGGCCCTGGTCCACCAGCGTCATCCCAACCAGGACAACCGGACCGTCAGCAAGATTCTGGGCGAGTGGTGGTACGCCCTGGGGCCCAAGGAGAAGCAGAAGTACCACGACCTGGCCTTCCAG GTGAAGGAGGCCCACTTCAAGGCCCACCCAGATTGGAAGTGGTGCAACAAGGACCGAAAGAAGTCCAGCTCAGAGGCCAAGCCCACGAGCCTGGGGCTGGCAGGAGGGCACAAGGAGACGCGGGAGCGGAGCATGTCGGAGACGGGCACTGCTGCTGCCCCTGGGG TGTCCTCTGAGCTCCTGTCCGTTGCAGCCCAgacactcctgagctcagacaccaAGGCTCCGGGGAGCAGCTCCTGTGGGGCAGAACGGCTACACACAGTTGGGGGACCTGGCTCAGCCCGGCCCCGAGCTTTCTCCCACAGTGGGGTACACAGCCTGGACGGCGGAGAAGTAGACAGTCAGGCGCTACAGGAACTGACTCAG ATGGTGTCTGGCCCTGCATCGTACTCTGGCCCAAAACCTTCTACCCAGTATGGAGCTCCAGGACCGTTTGCAGCCCCCGGTGAGGGAGGTGCCTTGGCGGCCACTGGGCGGCCCCCGCTGCTGCCCACCCGAGCTTCTCGTTCTCAGCGTGCGGCCAGTGAGGACATGACGAGTGATGAGGAGCGCATGGTCATCTGTGAGGAGGAAGGGGATGATGATGTCATTG CTGACGATGGCTTCGGCACCACTGACATTGATCTCAAGTGCAAGGAGCGGGTGACCGACAGCGAGAGTGGGGACAGCTCTGGGGAGGACCCAGAGGGCAACAAG GGCTTTGGTCGGAAGGTGTTTTCACCTGTGATCCGTTCCTCCTTTACCCACTGCCGCCCCCCACTGGACCCTGAGCCCCCAGGGCCCCCGGATCCTCCTCTAGCCTTTGGCAAAGGCTATGGTTCTGCCCCATCCTCCTCTGCATCCTCGCctgcttcctcctcagcctcggcAGCCACCTCCTTCTCACTGGGCTCAGGAACCTTCAAGGCCCAGGAGTCTGGTCAGGGCAGCACAGCGGGCCCCCTACGGCCCCCACCCCCTGGGGCTGGGGGTCCAGCGACACCTTCCAAGGCAACCCGGTTCCTCCCAACGGATCCTGCCACCTTCCGGCGCAAGAGACCTGAAAGTGTGGGTGGCCTGGAGCCACCAGGCCCCTCAGTCATCGCGGCCCCTCCCAGCGGAGGAGGAAACATCCTGCAGACACTGGTGCTGCCCCCAAACAAGGAGGAGCAAGAGGGCGGCGGAGCCAGAGTGCCCTCCGCCCCCGCCCCATCACTGGCCTACGGGGCCCCAGCGGCTCCCCTGTCCCGTCCTGCTGCCACCATGGTCACCAACGTGGTGCGGCCTGTCAGCAGCACTCCTGTCCCCATCGCCTCTAAGCCCTTCCCCACCTCTGGCCGGGCTGAGGCGTCTCCAAATGACACAGCAGGTGCCAGGACTGAAATGGGCGCTGGGTCTCGGGTGCCTGGAGGCTCCCCGCTGGGTGTCAGCTTAGTGTATTCGGACAAGAAGTCGGCAGCAGCCACCTCACCAGCCCCACACTTGGTGGCTGGACCCCTGCTGGGCACTGTGGGGAAGGCGCCTGCCACTGTCACTAATCTACTGGTGGGCACCCCGGGGTATGGGGCCCCTGCGCCCCCTGCTGTCCAGTTCATTGCCCAGGGGGCCCCTGGTGGTGGGACCACTGCGGGCTCAGGAACAGGTGCTGGGAGTGGCCCCAATGGGCCAGTACCCCTGGGCATCCTGCAACCAGGTGCCCTGGGCAAGGCTGGGGGAATCACCCAGGTACAGTACATCCTGCCCACGCTGCCCCAGCAGCTTCAGGTGGCACCTGCCCCAGCACCAGCCCCTGGGACCAAGGCAGGGGCTCCCAGCGGCCCTGCACCCACCACCAGCATCCGTTTCACCCTCCCACCGGGCACTTCTACCAACGGCAAAGTCCTGGCTGCCACTGCACCCACTCCTGGCATCCCCATCCTGCAGTCTGTACCCTCCGCCCCACCCCCCAAAG CCCAGTCAGTTTCTCCCGTGCAGGCCCCGCCCCCGGGTGGCTCAGCCCAGCTGCTGCCTGGGAAGGTCCTAGTGCCTCTGGCTGCCCCTAGCATGTCAGTGCGGGGTGGAGGGGCCGGCCAGCCGCTGCCACTGGTGAGCCCGCCCTTCTCAGTACCTGTGCAGAATGGTGCCCAGCCCCCCAGCAAG ATCATCCAGCTGACCCCGGTGCCTGTGAGCACACCCAGCGGCCTGGTGCCGCCCCTGAGCCCAGCCACACTCCCTGGACCCACCTCGCAGCCTCAGAAGGTCCTGCTGCCCTCTTCCACCAG AATCACCTATGTGCAGTCAGCGGGCGGGCACGCGCTGCCCCTGGGTACCAGCCCTGCGTCCAGCCAGGCTGGAACAGTCACCTCGTACGGGCCCACGAGCTCTGTAGCTCTAGGCTTCACCTCGCTGGGGCCCAGCGGCCCCGCCTTCGTGCAGCCCCTGCTCTCAG cAGGCCAAGCCCCACTGCTGGCTCCCGGTCAGGTGGGCGTGTCGCCTGTGCCCAGTCCCCAGCTGCCGCCTGCCTGTGCAGCCCCCGGAGGTCCTGTCATAACAGCATTTTACTCTGGCAGCCCTGCACCCACCTCCTCAGCATCCCTGGCCCAGCCATCTCAGGCCCCCCCAAGCCTGGTCTACACTGTGGCCACCAGCACAACCCCACCTGCAGCCACCATTCTGCCCAAGGGCCCGCCAGCCCCTGCCACTGCCACCCCAGCCCCGACTAGCCCTTTCCCCAGTGCCACAG CAGGTTCCATGACCTACAGCTTAGTGGCCCCCAAGGCCCAGCGGCCCAGCCCGAAGGCCCCCCAGAAAGTGAAGGCAGCCATCGCCAGCATTCCCGTGGGGTCCTTTGAGGCAGGTGCCTCTGGGCGGCCTGGCCCTGCACCCCGGCAGCCTCTGGAGCCTGGCCCAGTCCGAGAGCCAACTGCCCCAGAGTCTGAGCTTGAAGGGCAGCCCACACCACCAGCCCCTCCACCCCTGCCAGAGACCTGGACTCCCACAGCCCGGAGCAgccccccactgcccccacctGCTGAGGAGCGGACCAGTGCCAAGGGTCCTGAGACCATG GCCAGCAAATTCCCCAGCTCATCTTCAGACTGGCGCGTCCCTGGGCAGGGCCTGGAGAATCGTGGGGAGCCTCCCACTCCTCCCAGCCCGGCCCCAGCTCCAGCCGTAGCCCCTGGTGGCAGCAGTGAGAGCAGCAGTGGGCGGGCAGCCGGGGACACCCCCGAGCGCAAGGAGGCGGCTGGTACTGGCAAGAAGGTGAAGGTGCGGCCCCCGCCCCTGAAGAAGACCTTTGACTCTGTGGACAA GGTCCTGTCAGAAGTGGACTTCGAAGAGCGCTTTGCTGAGCTGCCTGAGTTTCGGCCTGAGGAGGTGCTGCCCTCCCCCACCCTGCAGTCTCTGGCCACCTCACCCCGGGCCATCCTGGGCTCTTACCGCAAGAAGAGGAAGAACTCCACGG ACCTGGATTCAGCACCCGAGGACCCCACCTCGCCCAAGCGCAAGATGAGAAGACGCTCCAGCTGCAGCTCGGAGCCCAACACCCCCAAGAGTGCCAAGTGCGAGGGGGACATCTTCACCTTTGACC GTACAGAAGCCGAGGACGTGCTCGGGGAGCTAGAGTATGACAAGGTGCCATACTCCTCCCTGCGGCGCACCCTGGACCAGCGCCGGGCCCTGGTCATGCAGCTCTTCCAGGACCATGGCTTCTTTCCGTCAG CCCAGGCCACAGCCGCCTTCCAGGCCCGCTATGCAGACATCTTCCCCTCCAAGGTTTGTCTGCAGTTGAAGATCCGTGAGGTGCGCCAGAAGATCATGCAGGCTGCCACTCCCACGGAGCAGCCCCCTGGAGCTGAGGCTCCTCTCCCTGTACCGCCTCCCACTGGCACCGCTGCTGCCCctgcccccactcccagccccgCGGGGGGCCCTGACCCCACCTCACCCAGCTCGGACTCTGGCACTGCCCAGGCTGCCCCGCCACTGCCTCCACCCCCAGAGTCGGGGCCTGGACAGCCTGGCTGGGAGGGGGCTCCCCAGCCCTCCCCCCCACCCGCAGGTCCCTCCACAGCTGCCACAGGCAGGTGA
- the CIC gene encoding protein capicua homolog isoform X22, producing MYSAHRPLMPASSAASRGLGMFVWTNVEPRSVAVFPWHSLVPFLAPSQPDPSVQPSEAQQPASHPVASNQSKEPAESAAVAHERPPGGTGSADPGRPPGATCPESPGPGPPHPLGVVEPGKGPPPTTEEEAPGPPGEPRLDSETESDHDDAFLSIMSPEIQLPLPPGKRRTQSLSALPKERDSSSEKDGRSPNKREKDHIRRPMNAFMIFSKRHRALVHQRHPNQDNRTVSKILGEWWYALGPKEKQKYHDLAFQVKEAHFKAHPDWKWCNKDRKKSSSEAKPTSLGLAGGHKETRERSMSETGTAAAPGVSSELLSVAAQTLLSSDTKAPGSSSCGAERLHTVGGPGSARPRAFSHSGVHSLDGGEVDSQALQELTQMVSGPASYSGPKPSTQYGAPGPFAAPGEGGALAATGRPPLLPTRASRSQRAASEDMTSDEERMVICEEEGDDDVIADDGFGTTDIDLKCKERVTDSESGDSSGEDPEGNKGFGRKVFSPVIRSSFTHCRPPLDPEPPGPPDPPLAFGKGYGSAPSSSASSPASSSASAATSFSLGSGTFKAQESGQGSTAGPLRPPPPGAGGPATPSKATRFLPTDPATFRRKRPESVGGLEPPGPSVIAAPPSGGGNILQTLVLPPNKEEQEGGGARVPSAPAPSLAYGAPAAPLSRPAATMVTNVVRPVSSTPVPIASKPFPTSGRAEASPNDTAGARTEMGAGSRVPGGSPLGVSLVYSDKKSAAATSPAPHLVAGPLLGTVGKAPATVTNLLVGTPGYGAPAPPAVQFIAQGAPGGGTTAGSGTGAGSGPNGPVPLGILQPGALGKAGGITQVQYILPTLPQQLQVAPAPAPAPGTKAGAPSGPAPTTSIRFTLPPGTSTNGKVLAATAPTPGIPILQSVPSAPPPKAQSVSPVQAPPPGGSAQLLPGKVLVPLAAPSMSVRGGGAGQPLPLVSPPFSVPVQNGAQPPSKIIQLTPVPVSTPSGLVPPLSPATLPGPTSQPQKVLLPSSTRITYVQSAGGHALPLGTSPASSQAGTVTSYGPTSSVALGFTSLGPSGPAFVQPLLSAGQAPLLAPGQVGVSPVPSPQLPPACAAPGGPVITAFYSGSPAPTSSASLAQPSQAPPSLVYTVATSTTPPAATILPKGPPAPATATPAPTSPFPSATAGSMTYSLVAPKAQRPSPKAPQKVKAAIASIPVGSFEAGASGRPGPAPRQPLEPGPVREPTAPESELEGQPTPPAPPPLPETWTPTARSSPPLPPPAEERTSAKGPETMASKFPSSSSDWRVPGQGLENRGEPPTPPSPAPAPAVAPGGSSESSSGRAAGDTPERKEAAGTGKKVKVRPPPLKKTFDSVDNRVLSEVDFEERFAELPEFRPEEVLPSPTLQSLATSPRAILGSYRKKRKNSTDLDSAPEDPTSPKRKMRRRSSCSSEPNTPKSAKCEGDIFTFDRTEAEDVLGELEYDKVPYSSLRRTLDQRRALVMQLFQDHGFFPSAQATAAFQARYADIFPSKVCLQLKIREVRQKIMQAATPTEQPPGAEAPLPVPPPTGTAAAPAPTPSPAGGPDPTSPSSDSGTAQAAPPLPPPPESGPGQPGWEGAPQPSPPPAGPSTAATGR from the exons ATGTATTCGGCCCACAGGCCCCTGATGCCCGCGTCCAGCGCGGCCTCCCGTGGCCTCGGCATGTTCG TGTGGACTAATGTGGAACCTCGCTCTGTGGCTGTGTTCCCCTGGCACTCCTTAGTCCCCTTCCTGGCACCCAGCCAGCCTGACCCCTCCGTGCAGCCGAGCGAGGCGCAGCAACCTGCCAGCCACCCAGTGGCCTCCAACCAGAGCAAAG AACCTGCTGAGTCGGCAGCTGTTGCTCATGAACGGCCACCAGGTGGGACAGGGAGTGCTGACCCTGGGCGGCCCCCTGGAGCCACATGCCCTGAGAGCCCAGGACCCGGACCCCCACACCCTTTGGGGGTGGTGGAACCTGGTAAGGGTCCGCCTCCCACCACGGAGGAGGAGGCCCCCGGCCCCCCAGGAGAGCCCCGGCTGGACAGTGAGACAGAGAGTGACCATGATGATGC CTTCCTCTCCATCATGTCTCCTGAGATCCAGTTGCCTCTACCGCCCGGAAAACGTCGGACCCAGTCCCTCAGTGCCCTACCCAAGGAACGGGACTCATCTTCTGAGAAGGATGGACGCAGCCCCAACAAG CGGGAGAAGGACCACATCCGGCGGCCCATGAATGCCTTCATGATCTTCAGCAAGCGGCACCGGGCCCTGGTCCACCAGCGTCATCCCAACCAGGACAACCGGACCGTCAGCAAGATTCTGGGCGAGTGGTGGTACGCCCTGGGGCCCAAGGAGAAGCAGAAGTACCACGACCTGGCCTTCCAG GTGAAGGAGGCCCACTTCAAGGCCCACCCAGATTGGAAGTGGTGCAACAAGGACCGAAAGAAGTCCAGCTCAGAGGCCAAGCCCACGAGCCTGGGGCTGGCAGGAGGGCACAAGGAGACGCGGGAGCGGAGCATGTCGGAGACGGGCACTGCTGCTGCCCCTGGGG TGTCCTCTGAGCTCCTGTCCGTTGCAGCCCAgacactcctgagctcagacaccaAGGCTCCGGGGAGCAGCTCCTGTGGGGCAGAACGGCTACACACAGTTGGGGGACCTGGCTCAGCCCGGCCCCGAGCTTTCTCCCACAGTGGGGTACACAGCCTGGACGGCGGAGAAGTAGACAGTCAGGCGCTACAGGAACTGACTCAG ATGGTGTCTGGCCCTGCATCGTACTCTGGCCCAAAACCTTCTACCCAGTATGGAGCTCCAGGACCGTTTGCAGCCCCCGGTGAGGGAGGTGCCTTGGCGGCCACTGGGCGGCCCCCGCTGCTGCCCACCCGAGCTTCTCGTTCTCAGCGTGCGGCCAGTGAGGACATGACGAGTGATGAGGAGCGCATGGTCATCTGTGAGGAGGAAGGGGATGATGATGTCATTG CTGACGATGGCTTCGGCACCACTGACATTGATCTCAAGTGCAAGGAGCGGGTGACCGACAGCGAGAGTGGGGACAGCTCTGGGGAGGACCCAGAGGGCAACAAG GGCTTTGGTCGGAAGGTGTTTTCACCTGTGATCCGTTCCTCCTTTACCCACTGCCGCCCCCCACTGGACCCTGAGCCCCCAGGGCCCCCGGATCCTCCTCTAGCCTTTGGCAAAGGCTATGGTTCTGCCCCATCCTCCTCTGCATCCTCGCctgcttcctcctcagcctcggcAGCCACCTCCTTCTCACTGGGCTCAGGAACCTTCAAGGCCCAGGAGTCTGGTCAGGGCAGCACAGCGGGCCCCCTACGGCCCCCACCCCCTGGGGCTGGGGGTCCAGCGACACCTTCCAAGGCAACCCGGTTCCTCCCAACGGATCCTGCCACCTTCCGGCGCAAGAGACCTGAAAGTGTGGGTGGCCTGGAGCCACCAGGCCCCTCAGTCATCGCGGCCCCTCCCAGCGGAGGAGGAAACATCCTGCAGACACTGGTGCTGCCCCCAAACAAGGAGGAGCAAGAGGGCGGCGGAGCCAGAGTGCCCTCCGCCCCCGCCCCATCACTGGCCTACGGGGCCCCAGCGGCTCCCCTGTCCCGTCCTGCTGCCACCATGGTCACCAACGTGGTGCGGCCTGTCAGCAGCACTCCTGTCCCCATCGCCTCTAAGCCCTTCCCCACCTCTGGCCGGGCTGAGGCGTCTCCAAATGACACAGCAGGTGCCAGGACTGAAATGGGCGCTGGGTCTCGGGTGCCTGGAGGCTCCCCGCTGGGTGTCAGCTTAGTGTATTCGGACAAGAAGTCGGCAGCAGCCACCTCACCAGCCCCACACTTGGTGGCTGGACCCCTGCTGGGCACTGTGGGGAAGGCGCCTGCCACTGTCACTAATCTACTGGTGGGCACCCCGGGGTATGGGGCCCCTGCGCCCCCTGCTGTCCAGTTCATTGCCCAGGGGGCCCCTGGTGGTGGGACCACTGCGGGCTCAGGAACAGGTGCTGGGAGTGGCCCCAATGGGCCAGTACCCCTGGGCATCCTGCAACCAGGTGCCCTGGGCAAGGCTGGGGGAATCACCCAGGTACAGTACATCCTGCCCACGCTGCCCCAGCAGCTTCAGGTGGCACCTGCCCCAGCACCAGCCCCTGGGACCAAGGCAGGGGCTCCCAGCGGCCCTGCACCCACCACCAGCATCCGTTTCACCCTCCCACCGGGCACTTCTACCAACGGCAAAGTCCTGGCTGCCACTGCACCCACTCCTGGCATCCCCATCCTGCAGTCTGTACCCTCCGCCCCACCCCCCAAAG CCCAGTCAGTTTCTCCCGTGCAGGCCCCGCCCCCGGGTGGCTCAGCCCAGCTGCTGCCTGGGAAGGTCCTAGTGCCTCTGGCTGCCCCTAGCATGTCAGTGCGGGGTGGAGGGGCCGGCCAGCCGCTGCCACTGGTGAGCCCGCCCTTCTCAGTACCTGTGCAGAATGGTGCCCAGCCCCCCAGCAAG ATCATCCAGCTGACCCCGGTGCCTGTGAGCACACCCAGCGGCCTGGTGCCGCCCCTGAGCCCAGCCACACTCCCTGGACCCACCTCGCAGCCTCAGAAGGTCCTGCTGCCCTCTTCCACCAG AATCACCTATGTGCAGTCAGCGGGCGGGCACGCGCTGCCCCTGGGTACCAGCCCTGCGTCCAGCCAGGCTGGAACAGTCACCTCGTACGGGCCCACGAGCTCTGTAGCTCTAGGCTTCACCTCGCTGGGGCCCAGCGGCCCCGCCTTCGTGCAGCCCCTGCTCTCAG cAGGCCAAGCCCCACTGCTGGCTCCCGGTCAGGTGGGCGTGTCGCCTGTGCCCAGTCCCCAGCTGCCGCCTGCCTGTGCAGCCCCCGGAGGTCCTGTCATAACAGCATTTTACTCTGGCAGCCCTGCACCCACCTCCTCAGCATCCCTGGCCCAGCCATCTCAGGCCCCCCCAAGCCTGGTCTACACTGTGGCCACCAGCACAACCCCACCTGCAGCCACCATTCTGCCCAAGGGCCCGCCAGCCCCTGCCACTGCCACCCCAGCCCCGACTAGCCCTTTCCCCAGTGCCACAG CAGGTTCCATGACCTACAGCTTAGTGGCCCCCAAGGCCCAGCGGCCCAGCCCGAAGGCCCCCCAGAAAGTGAAGGCAGCCATCGCCAGCATTCCCGTGGGGTCCTTTGAGGCAGGTGCCTCTGGGCGGCCTGGCCCTGCACCCCGGCAGCCTCTGGAGCCTGGCCCAGTCCGAGAGCCAACTGCCCCAGAGTCTGAGCTTGAAGGGCAGCCCACACCACCAGCCCCTCCACCCCTGCCAGAGACCTGGACTCCCACAGCCCGGAGCAgccccccactgcccccacctGCTGAGGAGCGGACCAGTGCCAAGGGTCCTGAGACCATG GCCAGCAAATTCCCCAGCTCATCTTCAGACTGGCGCGTCCCTGGGCAGGGCCTGGAGAATCGTGGGGAGCCTCCCACTCCTCCCAGCCCGGCCCCAGCTCCAGCCGTAGCCCCTGGTGGCAGCAGTGAGAGCAGCAGTGGGCGGGCAGCCGGGGACACCCCCGAGCGCAAGGAGGCGGCTGGTACTGGCAAGAAGGTGAAGGTGCGGCCCCCGCCCCTGAAGAAGACCTTTGACTCTGTGGACAA CAGGGTCCTGTCAGAAGTGGACTTCGAAGAGCGCTTTGCTGAGCTGCCTGAGTTTCGGCCTGAGGAGGTGCTGCCCTCCCCCACCCTGCAGTCTCTGGCCACCTCACCCCGGGCCATCCTGGGCTCTTACCGCAAGAAGAGGAAGAACTCCACGG ACCTGGATTCAGCACCCGAGGACCCCACCTCGCCCAAGCGCAAGATGAGAAGACGCTCCAGCTGCAGCTCGGAGCCCAACACCCCCAAGAGTGCCAAGTGCGAGGGGGACATCTTCACCTTTGACC GTACAGAAGCCGAGGACGTGCTCGGGGAGCTAGAGTATGACAAGGTGCCATACTCCTCCCTGCGGCGCACCCTGGACCAGCGCCGGGCCCTGGTCATGCAGCTCTTCCAGGACCATGGCTTCTTTCCGTCAG CCCAGGCCACAGCCGCCTTCCAGGCCCGCTATGCAGACATCTTCCCCTCCAAGGTTTGTCTGCAGTTGAAGATCCGTGAGGTGCGCCAGAAGATCATGCAGGCTGCCACTCCCACGGAGCAGCCCCCTGGAGCTGAGGCTCCTCTCCCTGTACCGCCTCCCACTGGCACCGCTGCTGCCCctgcccccactcccagccccgCGGGGGGCCCTGACCCCACCTCACCCAGCTCGGACTCTGGCACTGCCCAGGCTGCCCCGCCACTGCCTCCACCCCCAGAGTCGGGGCCTGGACAGCCTGGCTGGGAGGGGGCTCCCCAGCCCTCCCCCCCACCCGCAGGTCCCTCCACAGCTGCCACAGGCAGGTGA